A window from Schistosoma haematobium chromosome 1, whole genome shotgun sequence encodes these proteins:
- the CAT2_1 gene encoding Carnitine O-acetyltransferase mitochondrial, variant 2 (EggNog:ENOG410V8XU~COG:C): MFSVCRQFYFSKVTFVALPSKYQRALHHESKHKIEKIKLREPFAVVAGNLPKTALNGEQAFNFLNDDAKVFIHGGAATPTILISEFYNYVMAKKLKNISAYHIHTEGPFPIINPEASSHVRSVSLFTGSNCRDPIKSGRADYVPIFLSEIPLLFRRNIIKLDLALLNISPPDVNGYCSLGPSVDVTRAAIESAKHLVGQINPSLPVTSGDAHVHISNFTSIIHGDMPCHFMNPRQMTEVEDKIGALIADNLIDDGATLQTGIGAIPDSVLDKLSNHRNLGVHTEMFSDGIIKLVENGVITNANKVVRPGKVVTSFVIGTENVFKFLHDNPLIEFRDVAWVNSPFVIARNPKPVSINSCIEVDLTGQIVSDSVGSRIYSGFGGQVDFIRGAAIAEDGLGKPIIALPSTTKRGESKISPCLKPGAGVVTSRAHAHYVVTEYGIAYLFGRSLRQRAHALIQIAHPDHRESLEKASFEQLKVIPSAD, translated from the exons atgttttcagtttgtcgacagttttatttcagtaaagtCACTTTTGTCGCTCTACCCAGCAAATATCAGAGAGCATTACACCATGAGTCAAAACAcaaaattgaaaaaataaaattaagagAGCCTTTCGCTGTCGTTGCTGGGAACTTGCCGAAGACAGCTTTGAATGGTGAGCAAGCTTTCAATTTTTTGAATGATG ATGCCAAAGTTTTTATTCACGGCGGCGCAGCTACACCTACAATACTTATTTCGGAATTTTATAACTATGTCATGGCTAAAAAGCTGAAGAATATATCGGCTTACCACATTCATACAGAGGGACCCTTTCCAATTATCAATCCTGAAGCAAGTAGTCACGTCCGATCTGTGTCACTTTTCACAG GCAGCAATTGTAGAGATCCAATCAAGAGTGGAAGAGCCGATTATGTTCCTATATTTTTGAGTGAAATACCACTCCTATTTCGCAGAAATATCATAAAACTCGACCTAGCATTACTAAATATCAGTCCTCCGGATGTCAATGGGTATTGTTCTCTTGGTCCAAGTGTAGATGTTACTCGTGCTGCTATTGAGTCAGCTAAGCACCTCGTTG GTCAAATAAATCCGAGCTTACCAGTCACTTCTGGAGATGCCCATGTACACATAAGTAACTTCACGTCGATCATCCACGGAGATATGCCTTGTCACTTTATGAATCCACGACAAATGACCGAAGTTGAAGATAAAATCGGCGCATTGATTGCAGATAACCTAATCGATGATGGTGCCACTCTGCAAACAG GTATTGGGGCAATTCCAGATTCAGTCTTAGATAAGCTTTCCAACCATCGAAACTTAGGAGTTCACACAGAAATGTTCTCAGATGGAATTATTAAACTAGTTGAAAATGGTGTTATAACAAATGCGAACAAGGTAGTACGTCCGGGGAAAGTTGTCACGAGTTTTGTCATTGGTACAGAGAATGTTTTCAAATTTTTACATGATAACCCATTGATTG AATTCCGTGATGTGGCCTGGGTTAATTCACCTTTTGTAATAGCCCGAAATCCAAAACCGGTTTCCATTAATTCATGCATTGAAGTTGATCTAACTGGCCAAATTGTATCCGATTCTGTTGGCAGTAGAATCTACTCAG GATTTGGTGGTCAAGTTGACTTCATCCGCGGGGCTGCAATAGCTGAAGATGGTTTAGGCAAACCTATAATTGCTCTTCCATCTACGACAAAACGTGGTGAAAGTAAAATTTCTCCATGTCTTAAACCTGGTGCCGGTGTTGTAACATCTCGAGCTCATGCTCACTATGTTGTCACCGAATATGGTATCGCCTATTTATTTGGACGTAGTTTAAGGCAGCGCGCACATGCTCTTATTCAGATTGCTCATCCAGATCACAG AGAATCATTAGAAAAGGCATCATTTGAACAACTCAAAGTAATTCCATCAGCTGATTAG
- the CAT2_1 gene encoding Carnitine O-acetyltransferase mitochondrial (EggNog:ENOG410V8XU~COG:C), with translation MFSVCRQFYFSKVTFVALPSKYQRALHHESKHKIEKIKLREPFAVVAGNLPKTALNGEQAFNFLNDDAKVFIHGGAATPTILISEFYNYVMAKKLKNISAYHIHTEGPFPIINPEASSHVRSVSLFTGSNCRDPIKSGRADYVPIFLSEIPLLFRRNIIKLDLALLNISPPDVNGYCSLGPSVDVTRAAIESAKHLVGQINPSLPVTSGDAHVHISNFTSIIHGDMPCHFMNPRQMTEVEDKIGALIADNLIDDGATLQTGIGAIPDSVLDKLSNHRNLGVHTEMFSDGIIKLVENGVITNANKVVRPGKVVTSFVIGTENVFKFLHDNPLIGESLQLNFYCCFYKVFQINFIEY, from the exons atgttttcagtttgtcgacagttttatttcagtaaagtCACTTTTGTCGCTCTACCCAGCAAATATCAGAGAGCATTACACCATGAGTCAAAACAcaaaattgaaaaaataaaattaagagAGCCTTTCGCTGTCGTTGCTGGGAACTTGCCGAAGACAGCTTTGAATGGTGAGCAAGCTTTCAATTTTTTGAATGATG ATGCCAAAGTTTTTATTCACGGCGGCGCAGCTACACCTACAATACTTATTTCGGAATTTTATAACTATGTCATGGCTAAAAAGCTGAAGAATATATCGGCTTACCACATTCATACAGAGGGACCCTTTCCAATTATCAATCCTGAAGCAAGTAGTCACGTCCGATCTGTGTCACTTTTCACAG GCAGCAATTGTAGAGATCCAATCAAGAGTGGAAGAGCCGATTATGTTCCTATATTTTTGAGTGAAATACCACTCCTATTTCGCAGAAATATCATAAAACTCGACCTAGCATTACTAAATATCAGTCCTCCGGATGTCAATGGGTATTGTTCTCTTGGTCCAAGTGTAGATGTTACTCGTGCTGCTATTGAGTCAGCTAAGCACCTCGTTG GTCAAATAAATCCGAGCTTACCAGTCACTTCTGGAGATGCCCATGTACACATAAGTAACTTCACGTCGATCATCCACGGAGATATGCCTTGTCACTTTATGAATCCACGACAAATGACCGAAGTTGAAGATAAAATCGGCGCATTGATTGCAGATAACCTAATCGATGATGGTGCCACTCTGCAAACAG GTATTGGGGCAATTCCAGATTCAGTCTTAGATAAGCTTTCCAACCATCGAAACTTAGGAGTTCACACAGAAATGTTCTCAGATGGAATTATTAAACTAGTTGAAAATGGTGTTATAACAAATGCGAACAAGGTAGTACGTCCGGGGAAAGTTGTCACGAGTTTTGTCATTGGTACAGAGAATGTTTTCAAATTTTTACATGATAACCCATTGATTGGTGAGTCTCTACAGTtaaatttttattgttgtttttataAGGTATTTCAGATAAACTTTATAGAATACTGA